In a single window of the Ooceraea biroi isolate clonal line C1 chromosome 8, Obir_v5.4, whole genome shotgun sequence genome:
- the LOC105280741 gene encoding cytosolic carboxypeptidase 4 isoform X5 — protein sequence MAVVQLINLGITQVLVKLLINLQHADTITSEVLTQDVLWILGQVAQRDQKFVSKLRLLNSIKVFHVLLKQHYNNSKTLLSLLLIIKILAKNSLSLQILVKDGIASILEKTFISVGYTPHLKLKTLLECLKHFTTNRLCCNKFVKVGMIHLLMRIFERWERYDGQMRLKICNYALNTLQHLCTIKAGRKAIKSNNGLQLLYRFCTNCPEDKAYDCLLSRICGIINQCLEKKELPVPEISPARFVLPEVNVRANSAESGSDIDSQANSVASTDRLCSDLDSGDDEESQDSRNTTDNAIHVDDEVEEGRFFAGVFTSQRSEEDLVGYHTFFKELGSLRSQLRIVESSNFKVIDSLPENDQINSSLVRIEKTRASARDFPKSNDSRNQFANNMTSLRSIEDISASVTDQCAYCTVASRVKSVIGFVKVAYPDLIGGDGAGKAEPLNTKDRKVCRAKLLTCVERGLHATVSVQEVVYDLDALASSAARNEPRNERASLDNCDEERVGVRGLDTKQLRFESRFESGNLRKAIQIGSREYDLILTPDVNSGSRHQWFYFEVSNMEANTPYTFNIINCEKANSQFNFGMKPILFSVVEAQCGRPGWVRTGVDICYYRNCYQRPPTRGKTYLTTSFTVTFPHAYDVCYLAYHFPYTYSRLMTSIWKWTSRISAANVYFRAEALCETLNGNENPVLTITSPDSKINPIHARKMIFLTSRVHPGESNASWVMHGTLEALLSDSQYASSLRDDYVFKIVPMLNIEGVVNGCNRYGLTNEDLNRRWSNPNQLYHPVIYHTKGLMEYCARVLRRPPHVFVDYHGHSRRKNVFLFGCSRSGSWSAADRAKPDQPVQYLILPHLMQRTSPAFALPLCSFKVERNKESTARVAVWRQLGVSRSYTMESSFCGCDQGALAGLHFDTEHLKAIGRDFCQALSMMKNGGDDWAIERSTEQACCPRKCVLRKSRKVPKCIQDKHAVHHTTAIS from the exons ATGGCGGTCGTTCAACTGATCAACTTGGGTATCACGCAAGTCCTagttaaacttttaataaatctgCAACACGCAGACACCATCACGAGCGAAGTGCTCACTCAAGACGTCCTCTGGATTTTGGGCCAG GTAGCTCAGAGGGACCAGAAGTTCGTGTCAAAGCTGAGATTGCTCAATTCTATAAAAGTGTTCCATGTGCTGTTAAAGCAGCATTACAACAACAGCAAGACGTTATTGTCGTTGCTGTTGATTATCAAGATTCTCGCTAAAAACT CGTTGTCTTTACAAATCCTGGTGAAGGATGGCATTGCCAGCATCCTGGAGAAAACATTCATCAGCGTCGGTTACACGCCGCACTTGAAACTGAAAACGTTGCTGGAATGCTTGAAACATTTCACAACCAACA GACTTTGCTGCAACAAATTTGTTAAAGTGGGCATGATACACTTGCTGATGCGAATCTTTGAGAGGTGGGAGAGATACGACGGGCAGATGCGACTGAAGATCTGCAATTACGCGCTCAACACGCTTCAGCATCTTTGCACTATAA AAGCTGGAAGGAAGGCTATCAAGTCGAACAATGGCTTGCAGCTACTGTACCGGTTCTGTACAAACTGCCCGGAGGACAAGGCATACGACTGCCTGCTGTCACGTATCTGCGGGATAATTAATCAGTGCCTGGAGAAGAAGGAGTTACCGGTGCCCGAAATATCGCCGGCGAG ATTCGTTCTGCCCGAAGTGAATGTCAGGGCGAACAGTGCTGAAAGCGGTAGCGACATCGACAGCCAG GCGAACAGCGTGGCTTCCACCGACAGGCTGTGCAGCGATCTAGATTCCGGTGACGATGAGGAAAGCCAAGATTCCAGAAATACGACGGACAACGCGATTCACGTGGACGACGAGGTGGAAGAGGGCAGATTCTTCGCTGGGGTCTTTACCTCGCAGAGATCCGAGGAGGATCTCGTTGG ATACCACACGTTCTTCAAGGAACTGGGCAGCCTTCGGTCGCAACTACGTATCGTTGAATCGTCCAACTTTAAAGTGATAGACTCGCTACCGGAGAATGATCAGATAAATTCGTCGCTCGTGAGGATCGAAAAGACGAGGGCTTCAGCCAGGGATTTTCCGAAATCTAACGATTCGAGGAATCAATTCGCGAATAACATGACCAGCTTGAGAAGCATAGAAGACATATCGGCGAGCGTGACGGATCAGTGCGCGTATTGCACCGTGGCCAGCAGGGTGAAGAGCGTTATCGGTTTCGTCAAGGTGGCCTATCCGGATCTGATTGGCGGTGACGGTGCAGGAAAAGCCGAGCCACTCAACACCAAGGACAGAAAAGTCTGtcgcgcgaaattgctgaCCTGCGTGGAACGCGGCCTCCATGCCACCGTGAGCGTCCAGGAAGTGGTCTACGATCTAGACGCTCTCGCGAGTTCCGCCGCTCGAAATGAGCCGAGAAACGAGCGAGCATCCCTCGACAACTGTGACGAGGAGAGGGTCGGCGTGCGTGGCCTGGACACGAAGCAGTTGCGATTCGAGTCCAGATTCGAAAGCGGAAATCTGAGGAAAGCTATCCAG ATAGGCTCACGAGAGTACGATCTCATCCTGACGCCGGACGTAAACAGCGGCTCGAGACATCAGTGGTTCTACTTTGAAGTCTCCAACATGGAGGCGAACACTCCGTACACGTTCAACATAATCAACTGCGAGAAGGCAAACTCGCAGTTCAATTTCGGCATGAAACCGATACTCTTCAGCGTCGTGGAGGCGCAATGCGGCAGACCGGGCTGGGTGAGGACCGGCGTCGACATCTGCTACTACCGGAACTGTTACCAGCGGCCTCCTACCCGAGGGAAGACGTACCTGACGACGTCCTTCACCGTCACGTTCCCGCACGCGTACGACGTCTGCTACCTGGCGTATCACTTCCCGTACACGTACAGCCGACTGATGACCAGCATCTGGAAGTGGACGAGCAGGATTTCTGCGGCGAACGTGTACTTCCGCGCGGAGGCGCTCTGCGAGACTCTAAACGGCAACGAGAATCCCGTGCTCACCATCACGTCACCGGACTCCAAGATCAATCCTATACAC GCACGCAAGATGATCTTCTTGACGTCTAGAGTGCATCCCGGTGAAAGCAACGCCTCATGGGTGATGCATGGAACTCTGGAGGCCCTCCTGAGCGATAGCCAATACGCCAGCAGTCTACGTGACGATTATGTGTTCAAAATAGTTCCTATGCTAAATATAGAAGGAGTCGTGAACGGCTG CAATCGGTACGGCTTGACGAACGAGGACCTGAACCGACGCTGGAGCAACCCCAATCAGCTGTACCATCCGGTGATCTATCACACGAAGGGTTTGATGGAGTACTGCGCCCGAGTGCTACGAAGACCGCCCCACGTTTTCGTCGACTATCACGGGCACTCGCGGAGGAAGAACGTGTTTCTCTTCGGCTGCTCAAGGTCGGGTTCCTGGAGTGCCGCCGACAGGGCGAAACCGGATCAGCCGGTGCAGTATTTG ATATTACCGCATCTCATGCAGAGGACCTCGCCGGCCTTCGCCCTGCCACTGTGCTCCTTCAAGGTCGAGAGGAACAAGGAATCCACCGCCAGGGTCGCCGTGTGGCGGCAGTTGGGTGTTTCGAG AAGTTACACGATGGAGAGCAGTTTTTGCGGATGCGATCAGGGTGCGTTGGCGGGATTGCACTTTGACACGGAGCACCTCAAGGCCATCGGAAGGGACTTTTGTCAAGCTTTGTCCATGATGAAGAACGGCGGGGACGACTGGGCTATCGAAAG ATCGACCGAGCAAGCCTGTTGCCCGAGAAAGTGCGTCTTGCGAAAATCGCGGAAGGTTCCAAAATGTATTCAAGATAAACACGCTGTACATCACACTACGGCAATTTCTTAG
- the LOC105280741 gene encoding cytosolic carboxypeptidase 1 isoform X2 gives MKGASEKCDKENQRPMETAQSADESTIDLQQEDVMSAGNKNPDEAVNDALLEKLRTCAAKPQETGDTLRSIAAKIHARVTSSGTQLFAGTRSGTIGYDRRVRERTLEKLWRKNSGAMESFIMILENCKDHVANCSIASILRECVSPRMTKGKGPKDKGSKNKNTTRTSSRMAVVQLINLGITQVLVKLLINLQHADTITSEVLTQDVLWILGQVAQRDQKFVSKLRLLNSIKVFHVLLKQHYNNSKTLLSLLLIIKILAKNSLSLQILVKDGIASILEKTFISVGYTPHLKLKTLLECLKHFTTNRLCCNKFVKVGMIHLLMRIFERWERYDGQMRLKICNYALNTLQHLCTIKAGRKAIKSNNGLQLLYRFCTNCPEDKAYDCLLSRICGIINQCLEKKELPVPEISPARFVLPEVNVRANSAESGSDIDSQANSVASTDRLCSDLDSGDDEESQDSRNTTDNAIHVDDEVEEGRFFAGVFTSQRSEEDLVGYHTFFKELGSLRSQLRIVESSNFKVIDSLPENDQINSSLVRIEKTRASARDFPKSNDSRNQFANNMTSLRSIEDISASVTDQCAYCTVASRVKSVIGFVKVAYPDLIGGDGAGKAEPLNTKDRKVCRAKLLTCVERGLHATVSVQEVVYDLDALASSAARNEPRNERASLDNCDEERVGVRGLDTKQLRFESRFESGNLRKAIQIGSREYDLILTPDVNSGSRHQWFYFEVSNMEANTPYTFNIINCEKANSQFNFGMKPILFSVVEAQCGRPGWVRTGVDICYYRNCYQRPPTRGKTYLTTSFTVTFPHAYDVCYLAYHFPYTYSRLMTSIWKWTSRISAANVYFRAEALCETLNGNENPVLTITSPDSKINPIHARKMIFLTSRVHPGESNASWVMHGTLEALLSDSQYASSLRDDYVFKIVPMLNIEGVVNGCNRYGLTNEDLNRRWSNPNQLYHPVIYHTKGLMEYCARVLRRPPHVFVDYHGHSRRKNVFLFGCSRSGSWSAADRAKPDQPVQYLILPHLMQRTSPAFALPLCSFKVERNKESTARVAVWRQLGVSRSYTMESSFCGCDQGALAGLHFDTEHLKAIGRDFCQALSMMKNGGDDWAIERIPTGEHIIEESRCVDDEVSSSSESNESDVET, from the exons ATGAAAGGTGCGTCGGAGAAGTGCGACAAGGAAAATCAACGACCGATGGAGACGGCGCAATCGGCCGACGAGAGCACGATCGATCTTCAGCAGGAAGA CGTGATGTCAGCGGGCAATAAGAACCCGGACGAGGCAGTGAACGATGCGCTTCTGGAGAAGCTGCGGACCTGTGCGGCCAAGCCGCAGGAGACGGGTGACACCCTCAGATCGATCGCCGCCAAGATTCATGCACGTGTCACCTCGTCAGGTACGCAACTGTTTGCCGGAACTCGTTCAGGAACGATCGGATACG ATCGGCGGGTACGCGAGCGCACGCTGGAGAAGCTCTGGCGCAAGAATTCCGGTGCGATGGAGTCGTTCATTATGATACTAGAg AACTGTAAGGACCACGTTGCTAACTGCAGTATCGCCAGCATATTGCGCGAATGCGTATCACCCCGAATGACCAAAGGCAAAGGACCGAAGGATAAGGGCAGCAAGAATAAGAATACTACAA GAACCAGTAGCCGAATGGCGGTCGTTCAACTGATCAACTTGGGTATCACGCAAGTCCTagttaaacttttaataaatctgCAACACGCAGACACCATCACGAGCGAAGTGCTCACTCAAGACGTCCTCTGGATTTTGGGCCAG GTAGCTCAGAGGGACCAGAAGTTCGTGTCAAAGCTGAGATTGCTCAATTCTATAAAAGTGTTCCATGTGCTGTTAAAGCAGCATTACAACAACAGCAAGACGTTATTGTCGTTGCTGTTGATTATCAAGATTCTCGCTAAAAACT CGTTGTCTTTACAAATCCTGGTGAAGGATGGCATTGCCAGCATCCTGGAGAAAACATTCATCAGCGTCGGTTACACGCCGCACTTGAAACTGAAAACGTTGCTGGAATGCTTGAAACATTTCACAACCAACA GACTTTGCTGCAACAAATTTGTTAAAGTGGGCATGATACACTTGCTGATGCGAATCTTTGAGAGGTGGGAGAGATACGACGGGCAGATGCGACTGAAGATCTGCAATTACGCGCTCAACACGCTTCAGCATCTTTGCACTATAA AAGCTGGAAGGAAGGCTATCAAGTCGAACAATGGCTTGCAGCTACTGTACCGGTTCTGTACAAACTGCCCGGAGGACAAGGCATACGACTGCCTGCTGTCACGTATCTGCGGGATAATTAATCAGTGCCTGGAGAAGAAGGAGTTACCGGTGCCCGAAATATCGCCGGCGAG ATTCGTTCTGCCCGAAGTGAATGTCAGGGCGAACAGTGCTGAAAGCGGTAGCGACATCGACAGCCAG GCGAACAGCGTGGCTTCCACCGACAGGCTGTGCAGCGATCTAGATTCCGGTGACGATGAGGAAAGCCAAGATTCCAGAAATACGACGGACAACGCGATTCACGTGGACGACGAGGTGGAAGAGGGCAGATTCTTCGCTGGGGTCTTTACCTCGCAGAGATCCGAGGAGGATCTCGTTGG ATACCACACGTTCTTCAAGGAACTGGGCAGCCTTCGGTCGCAACTACGTATCGTTGAATCGTCCAACTTTAAAGTGATAGACTCGCTACCGGAGAATGATCAGATAAATTCGTCGCTCGTGAGGATCGAAAAGACGAGGGCTTCAGCCAGGGATTTTCCGAAATCTAACGATTCGAGGAATCAATTCGCGAATAACATGACCAGCTTGAGAAGCATAGAAGACATATCGGCGAGCGTGACGGATCAGTGCGCGTATTGCACCGTGGCCAGCAGGGTGAAGAGCGTTATCGGTTTCGTCAAGGTGGCCTATCCGGATCTGATTGGCGGTGACGGTGCAGGAAAAGCCGAGCCACTCAACACCAAGGACAGAAAAGTCTGtcgcgcgaaattgctgaCCTGCGTGGAACGCGGCCTCCATGCCACCGTGAGCGTCCAGGAAGTGGTCTACGATCTAGACGCTCTCGCGAGTTCCGCCGCTCGAAATGAGCCGAGAAACGAGCGAGCATCCCTCGACAACTGTGACGAGGAGAGGGTCGGCGTGCGTGGCCTGGACACGAAGCAGTTGCGATTCGAGTCCAGATTCGAAAGCGGAAATCTGAGGAAAGCTATCCAG ATAGGCTCACGAGAGTACGATCTCATCCTGACGCCGGACGTAAACAGCGGCTCGAGACATCAGTGGTTCTACTTTGAAGTCTCCAACATGGAGGCGAACACTCCGTACACGTTCAACATAATCAACTGCGAGAAGGCAAACTCGCAGTTCAATTTCGGCATGAAACCGATACTCTTCAGCGTCGTGGAGGCGCAATGCGGCAGACCGGGCTGGGTGAGGACCGGCGTCGACATCTGCTACTACCGGAACTGTTACCAGCGGCCTCCTACCCGAGGGAAGACGTACCTGACGACGTCCTTCACCGTCACGTTCCCGCACGCGTACGACGTCTGCTACCTGGCGTATCACTTCCCGTACACGTACAGCCGACTGATGACCAGCATCTGGAAGTGGACGAGCAGGATTTCTGCGGCGAACGTGTACTTCCGCGCGGAGGCGCTCTGCGAGACTCTAAACGGCAACGAGAATCCCGTGCTCACCATCACGTCACCGGACTCCAAGATCAATCCTATACAC GCACGCAAGATGATCTTCTTGACGTCTAGAGTGCATCCCGGTGAAAGCAACGCCTCATGGGTGATGCATGGAACTCTGGAGGCCCTCCTGAGCGATAGCCAATACGCCAGCAGTCTACGTGACGATTATGTGTTCAAAATAGTTCCTATGCTAAATATAGAAGGAGTCGTGAACGGCTG CAATCGGTACGGCTTGACGAACGAGGACCTGAACCGACGCTGGAGCAACCCCAATCAGCTGTACCATCCGGTGATCTATCACACGAAGGGTTTGATGGAGTACTGCGCCCGAGTGCTACGAAGACCGCCCCACGTTTTCGTCGACTATCACGGGCACTCGCGGAGGAAGAACGTGTTTCTCTTCGGCTGCTCAAGGTCGGGTTCCTGGAGTGCCGCCGACAGGGCGAAACCGGATCAGCCGGTGCAGTATTTG ATATTACCGCATCTCATGCAGAGGACCTCGCCGGCCTTCGCCCTGCCACTGTGCTCCTTCAAGGTCGAGAGGAACAAGGAATCCACCGCCAGGGTCGCCGTGTGGCGGCAGTTGGGTGTTTCGAG AAGTTACACGATGGAGAGCAGTTTTTGCGGATGCGATCAGGGTGCGTTGGCGGGATTGCACTTTGACACGGAGCACCTCAAGGCCATCGGAAGGGACTTTTGTCAAGCTTTGTCCATGATGAAGAACGGCGGGGACGACTGGGCTATCGAAAG GATTCCCACGGGAGAACACATCATCGAGGAATCAAGATGCGTGGACGATGAAGTATCTTCCAGCAGCGAATCCAATGAATCCGATGTCGAAACCTAG
- the LOC105280741 gene encoding cytosolic carboxypeptidase 1 isoform X3, with translation MKGASEKCDKENQRPMETAQSADESTIDLQQEDVMSAGNKNPDEAVNDALLEKLRTCAAKPQETGDTLRSIAAKIHARVTSSDRRVRERTLEKLWRKNSGAMESFIMILENCKDHVANCSIASILRECVSPRMTKGKGPKDKGSKNKNTTRTSSRMAVVQLINLGITQVLVKLLINLQHADTITSEVLTQDVLWILGQVAQRDQKFVSKLRLLNSIKVFHVLLKQHYNNSKTLLSLLLIIKILAKNSLSLQILVKDGIASILEKTFISVGYTPHLKLKTLLECLKHFTTNRLCCNKFVKVGMIHLLMRIFERWERYDGQMRLKICNYALNTLQHLCTIKAGRKAIKSNNGLQLLYRFCTNCPEDKAYDCLLSRICGIINQCLEKKELPVPEISPARFVLPEVNVRANSAESGSDIDSQANSVASTDRLCSDLDSGDDEESQDSRNTTDNAIHVDDEVEEGRFFAGVFTSQRSEEDLVGYHTFFKELGSLRSQLRIVESSNFKVIDSLPENDQINSSLVRIEKTRASARDFPKSNDSRNQFANNMTSLRSIEDISASVTDQCAYCTVASRVKSVIGFVKVAYPDLIGGDGAGKAEPLNTKDRKVCRAKLLTCVERGLHATVSVQEVVYDLDALASSAARNEPRNERASLDNCDEERVGVRGLDTKQLRFESRFESGNLRKAIQIGSREYDLILTPDVNSGSRHQWFYFEVSNMEANTPYTFNIINCEKANSQFNFGMKPILFSVVEAQCGRPGWVRTGVDICYYRNCYQRPPTRGKTYLTTSFTVTFPHAYDVCYLAYHFPYTYSRLMTSIWKWTSRISAANVYFRAEALCETLNGNENPVLTITSPDSKINPIHARKMIFLTSRVHPGESNASWVMHGTLEALLSDSQYASSLRDDYVFKIVPMLNIEGVVNGCNRYGLTNEDLNRRWSNPNQLYHPVIYHTKGLMEYCARVLRRPPHVFVDYHGHSRRKNVFLFGCSRSGSWSAADRAKPDQPVQYLILPHLMQRTSPAFALPLCSFKVERNKESTARVAVWRQLGVSRSYTMESSFCGCDQGALAGLHFDTEHLKAIGRDFCQALSMMKNGGDDWAIERSTEQACCPRKCVLRKSRKVPKCIQDKHAVHHTTAIS, from the exons ATGAAAGGTGCGTCGGAGAAGTGCGACAAGGAAAATCAACGACCGATGGAGACGGCGCAATCGGCCGACGAGAGCACGATCGATCTTCAGCAGGAAGA CGTGATGTCAGCGGGCAATAAGAACCCGGACGAGGCAGTGAACGATGCGCTTCTGGAGAAGCTGCGGACCTGTGCGGCCAAGCCGCAGGAGACGGGTGACACCCTCAGATCGATCGCCGCCAAGATTCATGCACGTGTCACCTCGTCAG ATCGGCGGGTACGCGAGCGCACGCTGGAGAAGCTCTGGCGCAAGAATTCCGGTGCGATGGAGTCGTTCATTATGATACTAGAg AACTGTAAGGACCACGTTGCTAACTGCAGTATCGCCAGCATATTGCGCGAATGCGTATCACCCCGAATGACCAAAGGCAAAGGACCGAAGGATAAGGGCAGCAAGAATAAGAATACTACAA GAACCAGTAGCCGAATGGCGGTCGTTCAACTGATCAACTTGGGTATCACGCAAGTCCTagttaaacttttaataaatctgCAACACGCAGACACCATCACGAGCGAAGTGCTCACTCAAGACGTCCTCTGGATTTTGGGCCAG GTAGCTCAGAGGGACCAGAAGTTCGTGTCAAAGCTGAGATTGCTCAATTCTATAAAAGTGTTCCATGTGCTGTTAAAGCAGCATTACAACAACAGCAAGACGTTATTGTCGTTGCTGTTGATTATCAAGATTCTCGCTAAAAACT CGTTGTCTTTACAAATCCTGGTGAAGGATGGCATTGCCAGCATCCTGGAGAAAACATTCATCAGCGTCGGTTACACGCCGCACTTGAAACTGAAAACGTTGCTGGAATGCTTGAAACATTTCACAACCAACA GACTTTGCTGCAACAAATTTGTTAAAGTGGGCATGATACACTTGCTGATGCGAATCTTTGAGAGGTGGGAGAGATACGACGGGCAGATGCGACTGAAGATCTGCAATTACGCGCTCAACACGCTTCAGCATCTTTGCACTATAA AAGCTGGAAGGAAGGCTATCAAGTCGAACAATGGCTTGCAGCTACTGTACCGGTTCTGTACAAACTGCCCGGAGGACAAGGCATACGACTGCCTGCTGTCACGTATCTGCGGGATAATTAATCAGTGCCTGGAGAAGAAGGAGTTACCGGTGCCCGAAATATCGCCGGCGAG ATTCGTTCTGCCCGAAGTGAATGTCAGGGCGAACAGTGCTGAAAGCGGTAGCGACATCGACAGCCAG GCGAACAGCGTGGCTTCCACCGACAGGCTGTGCAGCGATCTAGATTCCGGTGACGATGAGGAAAGCCAAGATTCCAGAAATACGACGGACAACGCGATTCACGTGGACGACGAGGTGGAAGAGGGCAGATTCTTCGCTGGGGTCTTTACCTCGCAGAGATCCGAGGAGGATCTCGTTGG ATACCACACGTTCTTCAAGGAACTGGGCAGCCTTCGGTCGCAACTACGTATCGTTGAATCGTCCAACTTTAAAGTGATAGACTCGCTACCGGAGAATGATCAGATAAATTCGTCGCTCGTGAGGATCGAAAAGACGAGGGCTTCAGCCAGGGATTTTCCGAAATCTAACGATTCGAGGAATCAATTCGCGAATAACATGACCAGCTTGAGAAGCATAGAAGACATATCGGCGAGCGTGACGGATCAGTGCGCGTATTGCACCGTGGCCAGCAGGGTGAAGAGCGTTATCGGTTTCGTCAAGGTGGCCTATCCGGATCTGATTGGCGGTGACGGTGCAGGAAAAGCCGAGCCACTCAACACCAAGGACAGAAAAGTCTGtcgcgcgaaattgctgaCCTGCGTGGAACGCGGCCTCCATGCCACCGTGAGCGTCCAGGAAGTGGTCTACGATCTAGACGCTCTCGCGAGTTCCGCCGCTCGAAATGAGCCGAGAAACGAGCGAGCATCCCTCGACAACTGTGACGAGGAGAGGGTCGGCGTGCGTGGCCTGGACACGAAGCAGTTGCGATTCGAGTCCAGATTCGAAAGCGGAAATCTGAGGAAAGCTATCCAG ATAGGCTCACGAGAGTACGATCTCATCCTGACGCCGGACGTAAACAGCGGCTCGAGACATCAGTGGTTCTACTTTGAAGTCTCCAACATGGAGGCGAACACTCCGTACACGTTCAACATAATCAACTGCGAGAAGGCAAACTCGCAGTTCAATTTCGGCATGAAACCGATACTCTTCAGCGTCGTGGAGGCGCAATGCGGCAGACCGGGCTGGGTGAGGACCGGCGTCGACATCTGCTACTACCGGAACTGTTACCAGCGGCCTCCTACCCGAGGGAAGACGTACCTGACGACGTCCTTCACCGTCACGTTCCCGCACGCGTACGACGTCTGCTACCTGGCGTATCACTTCCCGTACACGTACAGCCGACTGATGACCAGCATCTGGAAGTGGACGAGCAGGATTTCTGCGGCGAACGTGTACTTCCGCGCGGAGGCGCTCTGCGAGACTCTAAACGGCAACGAGAATCCCGTGCTCACCATCACGTCACCGGACTCCAAGATCAATCCTATACAC GCACGCAAGATGATCTTCTTGACGTCTAGAGTGCATCCCGGTGAAAGCAACGCCTCATGGGTGATGCATGGAACTCTGGAGGCCCTCCTGAGCGATAGCCAATACGCCAGCAGTCTACGTGACGATTATGTGTTCAAAATAGTTCCTATGCTAAATATAGAAGGAGTCGTGAACGGCTG CAATCGGTACGGCTTGACGAACGAGGACCTGAACCGACGCTGGAGCAACCCCAATCAGCTGTACCATCCGGTGATCTATCACACGAAGGGTTTGATGGAGTACTGCGCCCGAGTGCTACGAAGACCGCCCCACGTTTTCGTCGACTATCACGGGCACTCGCGGAGGAAGAACGTGTTTCTCTTCGGCTGCTCAAGGTCGGGTTCCTGGAGTGCCGCCGACAGGGCGAAACCGGATCAGCCGGTGCAGTATTTG ATATTACCGCATCTCATGCAGAGGACCTCGCCGGCCTTCGCCCTGCCACTGTGCTCCTTCAAGGTCGAGAGGAACAAGGAATCCACCGCCAGGGTCGCCGTGTGGCGGCAGTTGGGTGTTTCGAG AAGTTACACGATGGAGAGCAGTTTTTGCGGATGCGATCAGGGTGCGTTGGCGGGATTGCACTTTGACACGGAGCACCTCAAGGCCATCGGAAGGGACTTTTGTCAAGCTTTGTCCATGATGAAGAACGGCGGGGACGACTGGGCTATCGAAAG ATCGACCGAGCAAGCCTGTTGCCCGAGAAAGTGCGTCTTGCGAAAATCGCGGAAGGTTCCAAAATGTATTCAAGATAAACACGCTGTACATCACACTACGGCAATTTCTTAG